From a single Salvelinus sp. IW2-2015 linkage group LG22, ASM291031v2, whole genome shotgun sequence genomic region:
- the LOC111982604 gene encoding G-protein coupled receptor 4-like: MEKQMNKTNFTCVTISQSPISDFLMGIYILAFILGLAFNLLTLGPIVQQVRSQNVLGVFLLNLSLSDILYILTMPLWINYYHRDHHWSLGSLSCSVAGFFYYSNMYLSIYLLCCISVDRCLAVTYPLRTKAFRSIRYAWVLCLVVCVAVMSAHGLVLFKDNLQDTHDDKDRCYETYPMPKPVVLFNLLRVGTGFLLPLLVLGLCYWRILGQVKQSEGLGEQVKRKVRLLSFGVMGIFSVCFAPYHLLLLTRSLAYYYMEEQRYCEFEEIMHFPFSCTLALSSLNSVVDPVLYVLVSNGVREDMRLCCCGNRKSQRERDSSVIAVTWKTHTSMI; this comes from the coding sequence ATGGAGAAACagatgaataaaacaaactttacTTGCGTGACAATCTCTCAAAGCCCTATCAGTGACTTCCTGATGGGCATCTACATCCTGGCCTTTATCCTGGGCTTGGCCTTTAACCTCTTGACCCTTGGCCCCATCGTCCAGCAGGTCCGCAGCCAGAACGTCCTTGGGGTATTCCTGctcaacctgtccctgtctgacATACTCTATATCCTCACCATGCCTCTCTGGATCAACTACTACCACCGGGACCACCACTGGAGCCTGGGCAGCCTCTCCTGCAGCGTGGCCGGCTTCTTCTACTACTCCAACATGTACCTTAGCATCTACCTGCTGTGCTGCATCTCTGTGGACCGCTGCCTGGCCGTCACCTACCCCCTGAGGACCAAGGCCTTCCGCAGCATACGCTACGCCTGGGTGCTGTGTCTGGTTGTGTGCGTGGCTGTCATGTCCGCACACGGCCTGGTGCTGTTCAAGGACAACCTGCAGGACACCCACGACGACAAGGACCGCTGCTACGAGACCTACCCCATGCCAAAGCCCGTGGTCCTGTTCAACCTGCTGCGGGTGGGCACCGGCTTCCTGCTGCCCTTGCTGGTGCTGGGGCTCTGTTACTGGAGGATCCTGGGTCAGGTGAAGCAGAGCGAGGGGCTGGGGGAGCAGGTTAAGAGGAAGGTACGGCTGCTCTCCTTCGGGGTGATGGGGATCTTCTCTGTGTGCTTCGCCCCCTACCATCTCCTCCTGCTGACCCGTTCCCTGGCCTACTACTATATGGAAGAACAGAGGTACTGTGAGTTTGAGGAGATCATGCACTTCCCCTTCTCGTGCACGCTGGCCCTGTCCAGCCTGAACAGTGTGGTGGACCCAGTGCTGTATGTGCTGGTCAGTAACGGGGTAAGGGAGGACATGAGACTGTGCTGCTGTGGGAACAGAAAGagtcaaagggagagagacagttccGTCATCGCAGTAACATGGAAGACCCATACAAGCATGATCTGA